TTTGGACGGATGTGCGGGAAGCTGGGGATCGAGCTGATTGGAGCCCGTTCGCCGCAGGCGAAAGGGCGGGTGGAGAGAATCCACGGGACGCATCAGGACCGGCTGGTGAAGAAGCTGCGGCGGAAGGAGATTGCCAGCTATGCCGAGGCGAACCGGTATCTGGAAGAGGAATATCTGCCGGAACACAACGAGCGGTTTGGGCGGGTGGCGGCGAGGCGGGAAGACTATCACCGGCGAGCGCCAAGGGCGGCGGAACTGGACAAGATCTTCCGGCTGGAGAGCGAGCGGGTGATCAGCGAGGATTGGGTGGTGCGGTACGAGAACCGGTTTTTCCAGTTGGAGCCGGGGAGCCGGAACTACGCGCCGGCGCGGGGCAAAGTGGTGGTCTGGGAGTGGCCGGACGGGCGGGTAGGGATCGAGTACCGGGGACGGGCGGTGAGGTGGCGAGAGATCGCGGCGCAGGCCAGACCGGCGGTCCAGGAGAAAAGAGCCACTCCAGCCCCCAAGGCCGGGAAGCGGAAGTGGGTGCCGCCGGCCGATCACCCGTGGCGAGAAGCGGCCCGCCGGCAGATGGAAAAGAAAGCAGGGAACCAGGCCGGGGCCGGCAAGCGGCGGTCGTGGGCCTCGCCCTCCGCTTCACCCTGAACGCTCGCCCTGCGGGCTCGCAGGGCTCCGCTCCGGGCAAGGCCCACGAGAAAAACAGAAACCCAAAAACCAAAAAAGAGAGAAAAATAACTACAACAAAAAGGGGACACTTCTAATGAGGTAAGCAAGGGGACATTTCTAAAGAGCTTTGACAGAGTTTTCCTTACGCGACTCATAATCGCATTCGATGCCCGGTTGAGTCAGCGCCTGATGTGCCCGCTGAAGGCGGAGTGGAGAGATCGGGCATTCGCCGAGCGCGAGGCAGCATGCGCCGATACGCGAAAGGCGATTGGGAGCGAGCGATGGCAAATTTGAGATGTCAAACCAGACCGCCTCGCTGAAAACCTGCCTGACAGCCCATAGTTTTGGCGTTCGGCCAGGTTATGGTTTATTCTTGACGTTTGGCCAACAGTTGCGCGATCGAGCGCCGCAGAACACTCCGCAGATACAGGAAACCTTTAATTTCACCATGACAGAACGAAAAGAACTTTCAACCGAGCTCTTGCTGCACATTGCGCAGCAGCTTGACGTCCCCCTGCGCGGCCTGGTGGCCGTGATTGAATTGCTCGATGAGGGCGGAACCGTCCCCTTCATTGCGCGCTACCGCAAAGAGGCCACCAGCAACCTGGATGAAGTCAAGGTGCGGCGGGTCGAGGAGAAGCTGACCTATTTCCGGGAATTTGTGGCGCGGCGCGGAACAATTCTGGCTTCCATTGCCGAGCAAGGCAAGCTGACCGCTGAGCTCAAGGCGCGCATTGATGCCACGCTCGACAAAAGCGAGTTGGAGGACCTCTACCTGCCCTACCGGCCGAAGCGCCGCACCAAGGCGACCATGGCGCGCGAGAAGGGATTGGAGCCGCTGGCGCTCTATCTTTGGGCGCAGGAGCCGGCTGCGGGACCGCTCGAAACCCTGGCCGCCGGATTTGTGGACGCTGATAAAGGCGTGAACAGCGTGGAAGAAGCGCTGGAAGGCGCTCGCCACATTGTGGCGGAAATGATCAGCGAGGACGCGGACCTGCGCAAGGCTCTGCGGAAGGTGATGTTTGAAGAAGGCGTGGTGGTGAGCAGCAAGGTGAAGGACGCCGTGGACGAGCAGGAAAAATTCAAGATGTACTACGAATACCGCGAGCCGGTGAAGGCCATCCCCTCGCACCGCATGCTGGCCATCCGCCGGGGCGAGAGCGAAGGCGTCCTCTACTTCCTTATTGAGGTTGATCCCTTGCGCGTTGTCACTCTGCTGAAGTCGCGCATTTTGCGCCAGCCGGGCGACTGGACGCCGCAGCTTGAACTGGCCATTGAAGACGCGTGGAAACGCCTGCTGAACACTTCCATTCAGGCTGAAATCCGCCTGGAAGTGAAGCAGCGCTCGGACGGAGAAGCGATCCAGGTGTTTCGTGACAACCTGCACAACCTGCTGCTGGCGCCACCGGCGGGGCCCATTTCCGTGCTGGGAATCGACCCCGGCATCCGCACGGGCTGCAAGATTGCGGTAGTGGACGAGACCGGGAAATTCCTTGCCCATGACCTCATCCACCTACACCGTTCCCAGGGCGAAAAGGAGGCAGCCGCCAGGACGCTCGAAACCCTGCTGCAGCGGCACAACGTTCGCGCCATCGCTATTGGGAACGGAACGGCTTCCCGTGAGACGGACGCTTTTGTGCGCGACTTTCTGCGCGAGAAAAAACTGGACAACATTTTCTCAGTGACGGTCAGCGAATCAGGGGCCAGTGTCTATTCCGCCTCAGAGGTCGCGCGTCAGGAGTTTCCAGACCTGGACCTCACCGTGCGCGGCGCCATCTCCATTGCGCGCCGGTTGCAGGACCCGCTGTCGGAGCTGGTGAAGGTGGATCCCAAATCGATTGGAGTGGGCCAGTACCAGCACGACGTTGACCAGCGCCAGCTCCAGGCGTCGCTCGCAAGCGTCATCGAGAGTTGCGTGAACC
The genomic region above belongs to Terriglobia bacterium and contains:
- a CDS encoding Tex family protein, whose amino-acid sequence is MTERKELSTELLLHIAQQLDVPLRGLVAVIELLDEGGTVPFIARYRKEATSNLDEVKVRRVEEKLTYFREFVARRGTILASIAEQGKLTAELKARIDATLDKSELEDLYLPYRPKRRTKATMAREKGLEPLALYLWAQEPAAGPLETLAAGFVDADKGVNSVEEALEGARHIVAEMISEDADLRKALRKVMFEEGVVVSSKVKDAVDEQEKFKMYYEYREPVKAIPSHRMLAIRRGESEGVLYFLIEVDPLRVVTLLKSRILRQPGDWTPQLELAIEDAWKRLLNTSIQAEIRLEVKQRSDGEAIQVFRDNLHNLLLAPPAGPISVLGIDPGIRTGCKIAVVDETGKFLAHDLIHLHRSQGEKEAAARTLETLLQRHNVRAIAIGNGTASRETDAFVRDFLREKKLDNIFSVTVSESGASVYSASEVARQEFPDLDLTVRGAISIARRLQDPLSELVKVDPKSIGVGQYQHDVDQRQLQASLASVIESCVNRVGVDLNTSSWTLLRYVAGVTERAAQNIVTFRNENGSFRSRAQLRKVPGIGPKTFEQAAGFLRIRDGDNPLDMTAVHPESYQIVEQIAQSLGVPIEELIKSPALLEKVDRNRLEAGAYTLNDILEELRRPGRDPREQFVAPSFDEQVRELSDVQPGMVLEGVVTNVTKFGAFVDIGVHQDGLVHVSELANRYVKDPSDVVKAGQIVKVKVLSADPKTKRISLSIKALQEPSPRHPAKSQQKPAAAMEDKIALLASKWKTR